The following coding sequences lie in one Acipenser ruthenus chromosome 47, fAciRut3.2 maternal haplotype, whole genome shotgun sequence genomic window:
- the LOC117966210 gene encoding complement factor D-like encodes MDQRYRLPVAFILLFGALQCASGAMIIGGWEAKPHSRPYMVSVQQNGSHHCGGFLVADQWVVSAAHCFTAQSTPYKVLLGAHSLSDSESTKQTFGVAAIYSHPDFNIEINFDNDITLLKLDGRVSLTEAVQKISYQRVSGDVPQGTVCSTAGWGWISNVGIMPDKLQEVNVTVIGRETCSSRGYHGSRITGNMMCAGDRGKDSCHGDSGGPLLCNGLVEGITSFGGMKCGKPLKPGVYTVISRYTDWIDAVMNQGSKY; translated from the exons atggaCCAGCGGTACCGACTACCAGTGGCGTTTATTCTGCTGTTCGGAGCTCTGCAATGTG CAAGTGGAGCCATGATCATAGGAGGCTGGGAAGCGAAGCCCCACTCCAGGCCCTACATGGTGTCCGTGCAGCAGAATGGGTCCCATCACTGTGGGGGATTCCTGGTGGCTGATCAGTGGGTGGTCAGCGCAGCACACTGCTTCACAGCACA GTCCACTCCTTACAAAGTGCTGCTCGGGGCCCATTCTTTGAGTGACAGCGAGTCGACCAAACAGACATTCGGCGTGGCTGCCATTTACTCTCATCCAGACTTCAATATTGAAATAAACTTTGACAAtgacatcacactgctgaag CTGGACGGGCGCGTCTCACTGACCGAGGCTGTTCAGAAGATCTCGTACCAGCGAGTGAGCGGAGACGTGCCTCAGGGGACCGTGTGCAGCACGGCTGGCTGGGGCTGGATCAGTAATGTGGGGATAATGCCGGACAAGCTGCAGGAGGTCAACGTGACCGTCATCGGCCGCGAGACGTGCTCCAGCCGGGGATACCACGGCAGCAGGATCACGGGTAACATGATGTGCGCAGGGGACCGCGGTAAAGACAGCTGCCAT GGTGATTCCGGAGGCCCCCTCTTGTGCAATGGGCTGGTGGAGGGCATCACTTCCTTCGGAGGGATGAAGTGTGGGAAACCCCTGAAACCTGGAGTGTACACCGTGATCTCTCGCTACACGGACTGGATCGACGCAGTGATGAATCAGGGGTCTAAGTACTGA